A genomic window from Pseudonocardia broussonetiae includes:
- a CDS encoding MFS transporter — MPIAIVVMALGTFAIGLTEFAVMGLLPRIVGDLSVSLPVGGNLVTAYAVGVVVGAPLLTAAAVRLRRRTALLLFMGLFAAGNALAAVAPTFGLLVVARFLSGLPHGAFFGVGALVAASLVPPGRRASAVASMVLGLTVANLVGVPAATALGGIAGWRLAFALITALALLCVTGMVLTLPRDAVTSRPSIGAEFAALRRPVVLLALSTVVVGGGGLFAFYTYIAPMMTDLTGFAPAAVPLLLAAFGLGMTVGTVAGGRLADRFDPRRVVVAMLAVQTVVLVVAVPALRSPVLAPVVVFAVGAAGLAIVPAVQSVVLDAAGEAPALASASIQSAFNLANAIGAAAGGLVLTAGLGLAAPPAAGALLAALGIVPAVAAIRYARRRRAAPVAVAP, encoded by the coding sequence GTGCCGATCGCGATCGTCGTGATGGCGCTGGGGACGTTCGCCATCGGGCTCACCGAGTTCGCCGTGATGGGCCTGCTTCCCCGCATCGTCGGCGACCTGTCCGTCTCCCTGCCCGTCGGCGGCAACCTCGTCACGGCCTACGCCGTCGGCGTCGTCGTCGGGGCGCCGCTGCTCACGGCCGCGGCCGTGCGGCTGCGCCGGCGCACCGCGCTGCTGCTGTTCATGGGCCTGTTCGCCGCCGGCAACGCGCTCGCGGCCGTGGCGCCGACGTTCGGGCTGCTCGTCGTCGCCCGGTTCCTCTCCGGGCTCCCGCACGGCGCGTTCTTCGGCGTCGGGGCGCTGGTGGCGGCCTCGCTGGTGCCGCCGGGGCGGCGGGCGTCGGCGGTGGCGTCGATGGTGCTGGGGCTGACCGTCGCCAACCTCGTCGGCGTGCCCGCGGCCACCGCGCTCGGCGGGATCGCCGGGTGGCGCCTCGCGTTCGCCCTCATCACCGCGCTGGCGCTGCTGTGCGTCACGGGGATGGTGCTGACGCTCCCGCGCGATGCCGTCACGTCCCGCCCCAGCATCGGCGCCGAGTTCGCGGCGCTGCGCCGGCCCGTCGTGCTGCTGGCGCTGAGCACCGTGGTCGTCGGCGGCGGCGGGCTCTTCGCCTTCTACACCTACATCGCCCCGATGATGACCGACCTCACCGGCTTCGCGCCCGCGGCCGTCCCGCTGCTGCTGGCGGCGTTCGGCCTGGGCATGACGGTCGGCACGGTCGCGGGCGGGCGCCTGGCCGACCGGTTCGACCCGCGCCGGGTCGTCGTCGCCATGCTCGCCGTGCAGACGGTGGTGCTGGTGGTCGCCGTGCCCGCGCTGCGCTCGCCGGTGCTCGCGCCCGTCGTCGTCTTCGCGGTCGGCGCGGCCGGTCTCGCGATCGTGCCGGCCGTGCAGTCGGTCGTGCTGGACGCGGCGGGGGAGGCCCCGGCGCTCGCGTCGGCGTCGATCCAGTCGGCGTTCAACCTCGCCAACGCCATCGGCGCGGCCGCGGGCGGGCTCGTGCTCACCGCCGGGCTGGGCCTGGCCGCGCCGCCCGCCGCCGGGGCCCTGCTCGCCGCGCTGGGGATCGTGCCGGCCGTCGCGGCGATCCGGTACGCCCGGCGCCGCCGGGCCGCACCCGTCGCCGTCGCGCCGTAG